A region of Saccharococcus thermophilus DNA encodes the following proteins:
- the fliD gene encoding flagellar filament capping protein FliD, which translates to MFSKEVNKVEEQTMLKEILKALDLYASDFRSQIAALNEKIETMDKKVEALDKKVEAIDKKVETMNGEFKRKFAEMDERIQEMEDRLESRIDRLENGMNERFNRLETKIDNLRIELIETQETVDFHSAKIAQHDRKIRKLSQQQ; encoded by the coding sequence CTGTTTAGTAAGGAGGTGAATAAGGTGGAAGAACAAACGATGTTAAAAGAAATCTTAAAAGCGCTCGATCTGTATGCATCTGACTTTCGCTCACAAATCGCTGCATTAAACGAAAAAATCGAAACAATGGACAAAAAAGTCGAAGCATTAGACAAAAAAGTTGAAGCAATAGATAAAAAAGTCGAAACGATGAATGGAGAATTTAAAAGAAAGTTTGCGGAAATGGACGAGCGGATACAAGAGATGGAAGACCGGTTGGAAAGCAGAATCGATCGGCTGGAAAATGGAATGAACGAACGATTTAACCGTTTGGAAACAAAAATCGACAACTTGCGCATTGAACTTATCGAAACACAAGAAACCGTCGATTTCCATTCAGCCAAGATCGCTCAACACGACCGAAAAATCCGCAAGCTCTCCCAGCAACAATAA